In Thermodesulfobacteriota bacterium, the following are encoded in one genomic region:
- the lptA gene encoding lipopolysaccharide transport periplasmic protein LptA has protein sequence MAGRWILALLLVAAAAGGALGQDKRALSAQEAGARPIEVTADRLRADGKGDSVTFEGNVVARQGDVTMFSERLFAEYSRQTRSIERIEAEGGVRFVQEGREARAARATLYNMEQRVVFSGGAVLKQGENTIQGETITVYLEENRAEVTGSKEGGRVRAVINPKGIREVPKP, from the coding sequence ATGGCGGGCCGATGGATCCTCGCGCTGCTCCTGGTCGCCGCGGCCGCGGGCGGCGCCCTCGGGCAGGATAAGAGGGCGCTTTCCGCCCAGGAGGCGGGCGCGCGTCCGATCGAGGTGACGGCGGACCGTCTCCGGGCGGACGGAAAGGGCGACTCGGTGACCTTCGAGGGGAACGTGGTTGCGCGGCAGGGTGACGTCACGATGTTTTCGGAACGCCTGTTCGCCGAGTACTCCCGGCAGACGCGGTCCATCGAGCGGATCGAGGCGGAGGGAGGGGTCCGGTTCGTCCAGGAAGGCAGGGAGGCCCGGGCGGCGCGGGCGACGCTCTACAACATGGAGCAGCGGGTCGTGTTCTCGGGCGGGGCGGTCCTAAAGCAGGGGGAAAACACCATCCAGGGGGAGACGATCACCGTCTATCTCGAGGAGAACCGGGCCGAGGTGACGGGCTCGAAGGAGGGCGGGCGCGTCCGGGCCGTGATCAATCCCAAGGGGATCCGCGAGGTTCCGAAGCCGTGA
- the lptB gene encoding LPS export ABC transporter ATP-binding protein — MTNGTDAQGHPSRRREDRAGKSLSVSDLHKKYRRREVVRGVSLGAAPGEVVGLLGPNGAGKTTIFYMMVGLVRPDSGEVTLNGIGVTELPMHRRARMGLGYLPQEPSVFRKLSVRDNIMVFLEEAALSRGERAERLESLLRDMRIAHVADTMGYALSGGERRRVEIARALVLSPDFLLLDEPFAGIDPISVADLQQVILRLKERGIGVIITDHNVRDTLKVCDRAYIISEGRILLSGTPGEIAASERVREIYLGDGFSL; from the coding sequence GTGACGAACGGGACCGACGCGCAGGGGCATCCTTCCCGCCGCCGCGAGGACCGGGCGGGGAAATCCCTTTCCGTTTCGGATCTCCACAAGAAGTACCGCCGGAGGGAAGTCGTGCGGGGGGTGTCGCTCGGGGCGGCCCCCGGGGAGGTGGTCGGCCTGCTCGGCCCCAACGGCGCGGGGAAGACGACCATCTTCTACATGATGGTGGGGCTGGTCCGGCCCGACTCGGGAGAGGTGACGCTGAACGGCATCGGGGTGACGGAGCTGCCGATGCACCGGAGGGCGCGGATGGGGTTGGGGTACCTCCCGCAGGAGCCGTCCGTCTTCCGGAAGCTCTCCGTACGGGACAACATCATGGTGTTCCTCGAGGAGGCGGCCCTCTCGCGGGGAGAGCGCGCGGAACGGCTGGAGTCGCTCCTGCGGGACATGCGGATCGCCCACGTGGCGGACACCATGGGGTACGCCCTCTCCGGCGGGGAGCGGCGCCGGGTGGAGATCGCCCGGGCGCTGGTGCTGTCGCCCGATTTCCTCCTTCTCGACGAGCCCTTCGCCGGGATCGACCCGATCTCGGTCGCCGACCTCCAACAGGTCATCCTGAGATTAAAAGAACGCGGCATCGGGGTTATAATAACGGATCATAACGTGCGCGACACCTTGAAGGTCTGCGACCGGGCGTACATCATCTCCGAGGGGCGGATCCTTCTTTCCGGAACCCCCGGGGAAATCGCGGCTTCCGAACGGGTTCGCGAGATCTACCTGGGGGACGGCTTCTCCCTCTGA